AGTGGCAGGCCTGATAGCCGGCATCGCGGTTTTTCGAGCCGACAAAGGAGGTGATCGGTCCTTCCGCCTGGGCATCCACGGCGACCACCGGCACCTCGGCATCGCTGGCGGACATCACCGCCGACTGCACGCCGACCGAGTCGGTAGGATTGAGCAGCAGAATATCGACCCCGCGCTGCAGCATGTCCTCCACATCACTGACCTGCTTGGAGACATCGTGGCGAGCATCGGTCACGATCAGCTGGGCGCCCATGTCGTTGACGGCCTTCTTGAGGGCATCCTGCATGGTGACGAAGTAGGCGTTGTTGAGCTCCTGAAAGGACATGCCGATGACGAGATCGCTGTCGGCCTTTTTGTCCTGATCCGCGGCCTGGACCGCTGGGCTGGCGGCCAGCGGCAGCATGGCGGCGGTCGTGACGGCAAGCGCCAGACGGGTGCGATGGGCAATGCTCCTGAACATGATGCGTCCCCCTGAAATAGCGGTTGAGTGCTTGTTGAGCGCTGTGTCGATGCCGATGGACATGAGCATGTCCTGAAAAATGTTATCGTTGTCATT
This DNA window, taken from Kushneria phosphatilytica, encodes the following:
- a CDS encoding ABC transporter substrate-binding protein encodes the protein MSIGIDTALNKHSTAISGGRIMFRSIAHRTRLALAVTTAAMLPLAASPAVQAADQDKKADSDLVIGMSFQELNNAYFVTMQDALKKAVNDMGAQLIVTDARHDVSKQVSDVEDMLQRGVDILLLNPTDSVGVQSAVMSASDAEVPVVAVDAQAEGPITSFVGSKNRDAGYQACHYLAESLDGKGKVAILDGIPVVPILQRVEGCQAALKEYSGISVVDKQNGHQERAQAMSVTENMLQAHPDLAGLFSVNDIGSLGALTAIRSSGGDVKLVSVDGNPEAVSEIAKKGSPFIATSAQHPREMVTKALEVAVDSYHGKDVPKTVPIDVELITQENADSFHW